A single genomic interval of Amycolatopsis albispora harbors:
- a CDS encoding alkaline shock response membrane anchor protein AmaP produces MTALNRPARLNRSLLGVVGLVLLAAGGFALGTYSGRLTLLDRTGSLVPGTAAPPTWALYAATAAAIVAGLLALRWLLAQLTRKPKTHTWRLDTDPAAGRTELAAGTAVAPFVDEVGGYPGVDSASATLAGPRTAPALAVTLRVHQDGDLTAIRQRLDTEGLPRLRQALDLTTLPVTLEFRFTSTPSARIR; encoded by the coding sequence ATGACCGCACTCAACCGTCCAGCGCGCCTGAACCGCAGCCTGCTCGGCGTGGTCGGCCTGGTCCTGCTCGCCGCCGGCGGGTTCGCGCTGGGCACCTACTCCGGCAGGCTCACCCTGCTCGACCGAACCGGCTCGCTGGTGCCGGGTACCGCGGCGCCGCCGACCTGGGCGCTCTACGCCGCCACGGCGGCCGCGATCGTGGCCGGGCTGCTGGCCTTGCGCTGGCTGCTGGCCCAGCTGACGCGAAAGCCGAAAACCCACACCTGGCGGCTCGACACCGATCCCGCGGCGGGCCGCACCGAACTCGCCGCCGGGACGGCGGTCGCACCCTTCGTGGACGAGGTCGGCGGCTATCCCGGCGTGGATTCCGCGTCAGCCACCCTGGCCGGGCCGCGGACCGCCCCGGCGCTCGCCGTGACCTTGCGCGTCCACCAGGACGGCGACCTCACCGCCATCCGGCAGCGCCTGGACACCGAGGGCCTGCCGCGCCTGCGCCAGGCACTGGACCTGACCACCCTGCCCGTCACCCTGGAATTCCGCTTCACCAGCACCCCGTCCGCCCGCATCCGCTGA
- a CDS encoding cytochrome P450: protein MTAETRIKPVVRWSLGHALPRTALRAAARRGDLQARLFVSASSATTAELAPVFDGIRAHGPLFKSQFVYATASHATVKEVLTGNNFRSGVGVAGGGLLARLTEWSASDLLHPMAPPSLLATEPPDHTRYRKLVTRVFTVRAVENLRARTEQVAHELLDQLDPAGPVDLASTYCGLLPVTVIAEILGVPPHERQHMLELGSAAAPSLDMGLPWRQFRAVEAALEAFDSWLARHLDHLRENPGDNLLSKLIAAREDGVGLTDAELRATAGLVLAAGFETTVNLLGNGIALLHDHPDQLEALKGEPDAWPNAVDEILRVDPPVLLTARTCVRDTEVSGTRVPEGAVVTTILAGANRDPAVFDDPARFDVGRENAREHLSFSAGRHYCLGAALARMEGEVGLRVLFDRFPGLRLLPGARRRATRILRGYEYLPALPHK, encoded by the coding sequence ATGACCGCGGAAACCAGGATCAAGCCGGTCGTGCGCTGGAGCCTGGGTCACGCGCTCCCCCGCACCGCGTTGCGTGCCGCCGCCCGTCGCGGCGATCTGCAGGCCCGGCTCTTCGTCTCGGCCAGCTCGGCGACCACGGCCGAGCTGGCGCCCGTGTTCGACGGCATCCGCGCCCACGGGCCGTTGTTCAAGTCCCAGTTCGTCTACGCCACCGCGTCGCACGCCACGGTCAAGGAAGTGCTCACCGGCAACAACTTCCGCAGCGGCGTCGGCGTGGCGGGCGGCGGCCTGCTGGCGCGGCTGACCGAATGGTCCGCCAGCGACCTGCTGCACCCGATGGCCCCGCCGTCCCTGCTGGCCACCGAACCACCCGACCACACGCGGTACCGCAAGCTGGTGACCAGGGTGTTCACCGTGCGCGCGGTGGAGAACCTGCGCGCCCGCACCGAGCAGGTCGCCCACGAACTGCTCGACCAGCTGGATCCGGCGGGCCCGGTCGACCTGGCGAGCACCTACTGCGGCCTGCTCCCGGTCACCGTGATCGCCGAAATCCTCGGTGTGCCACCGCACGAGCGTCAGCACATGCTCGAACTGGGCTCCGCCGCCGCGCCCAGCCTCGACATGGGCCTGCCGTGGCGGCAGTTCCGCGCGGTGGAGGCCGCGCTCGAAGCGTTCGACAGCTGGCTCGCCCGCCACCTCGACCACCTGCGGGAGAACCCGGGCGACAACCTGCTCAGCAAGCTCATCGCCGCCCGCGAGGACGGCGTGGGGCTCACCGACGCCGAGCTCAGGGCCACGGCCGGCCTGGTGCTCGCCGCCGGGTTCGAGACCACGGTGAACCTGCTGGGCAACGGCATCGCGCTCCTGCACGACCACCCGGACCAGCTCGAAGCGCTCAAGGGCGAGCCGGACGCCTGGCCGAACGCGGTGGACGAGATCCTGCGGGTCGATCCGCCCGTGCTGCTCACCGCCCGGACCTGTGTGCGTGACACCGAAGTTTCCGGGACGCGGGTGCCCGAGGGAGCGGTGGTCACCACGATCCTCGCCGGGGCGAACCGCGATCCGGCCGTGTTCGACGATCCCGCGCGGTTCGACGTCGGCCGGGAGAACGCCCGCGAACACCTGTCGTTCTCGGCGGGCCGCCACTACTGCCTCGGCGCCGCGCTGGCACGCATGGAGGGCGAGGTCGGGCTGCGGGTGCTGTTCGACCGGTTCCCCGGACTGCGGCTCCTGCCCGGCGCGCGGCGGCGCGCCACCCGGATCCTGCGCGGGTACGAATACCTGCCCGCCCTGCCGCACAAGTGA
- a CDS encoding RNA-binding S4 domain-containing protein — protein sequence MESTRVDRWLWAVRLTKTRPDAAAACRGGHVRVNDKPAKPATTVSPGDQVRARVGDRTRVVEVVRVIQKRVGAADAATCFIDHTPAPPPEAAIPVARRERGAGRPTKRERRVLDRFRAGR from the coding sequence GTGGAGTCCACCCGAGTGGACCGCTGGCTGTGGGCGGTCCGGCTGACCAAGACCCGACCGGATGCCGCCGCGGCCTGCCGTGGTGGGCACGTCCGGGTGAACGACAAGCCCGCCAAGCCCGCCACCACGGTGTCACCGGGTGACCAGGTGCGTGCCCGCGTCGGCGACCGGACCCGCGTGGTCGAGGTGGTGCGGGTGATCCAGAAGCGCGTCGGGGCCGCGGACGCCGCCACCTGCTTCATCGACCACACCCCGGCGCCGCCGCCGGAAGCCGCCATCCCGGTCGCGCGGCGTGAGCGCGGTGCCGGGCGGCCCACCAAACGTGAGCGCCGCGTGCTCGACCGGTTCCGCGCCGGCCGCTGA
- a CDS encoding cupin domain-containing protein, whose amino-acid sequence MTEEIVLGPLPKGITLAGEGMGSRVWNVLGHRYAMKSAAESSFAFETFDPPGTGVPPHVHPTQDEHIYVLEGVFTLYLDGAWLTAGPGDTVRMPKNLPHAYYNRGEAPSRGLFWVSPAGRLAQLFDRLHDLTDMAEAVRVSAEHDVHFLPPGEVGDPPG is encoded by the coding sequence ATGACCGAAGAGATCGTGCTGGGACCGCTGCCCAAGGGCATCACGCTCGCCGGTGAGGGCATGGGCAGCCGCGTCTGGAACGTGCTGGGACACCGGTACGCGATGAAGTCCGCCGCCGAGAGCAGCTTCGCGTTCGAAACCTTCGACCCGCCGGGCACCGGGGTGCCGCCGCACGTGCACCCCACCCAGGACGAGCACATCTATGTGCTCGAGGGCGTGTTCACCCTCTACCTGGACGGTGCATGGCTGACCGCCGGGCCAGGGGACACCGTGCGGATGCCGAAGAACCTGCCGCACGCCTACTACAACCGCGGTGAGGCGCCGTCACGCGGGCTGTTCTGGGTCAGCCCGGCGGGTCGGCTGGCGCAGCTGTTCGACCGGCTGCACGACCTGACCGACATGGCCGAGGCGGTCCGCGTCTCCGCGGAGCACGACGTGCACTTCCTGCCGCCTGGTGAGGTCGGCGACCCGCCCGGGTGA
- a CDS encoding DUF6131 family protein yields the protein MIVLGVILIVIGVIASIPVLYSIGIALAIIGIVLAVLGRTGTKVGGRAHWF from the coding sequence ATGATCGTTCTCGGCGTAATCCTGATTGTCATCGGAGTCATCGCCAGCATTCCCGTGCTTTACTCAATCGGTATCGCGCTGGCGATCATCGGCATTGTGCTCGCGGTACTCGGGCGGACGGGCACCAAGGTCGGTGGCCGCGCCCACTGGTTCTAA
- a CDS encoding TIGR03564 family F420-dependent LLM class oxidoreductase: MRTGLHLVTSGARGVADLIAEAAGIKARGYHSVWANQHPGGWDPIPVLAALPDAPPELATAVVPTYPRHPVVLATEALTTQALTGGRFTLGIGPSHETLMTGQLGLPYDAPARHTREYLEVLRPLLRGEHVKYTGRFFTVDTQLAISAPEPPVLVSALGPRMLEVARELADGTIALWVRPELVADYLVPRLAEKSRVVVMATVSVTTDPDGVRETFAREFAMINELPAYRAVLDRGGLSGAADTVIAGDEEAVAAGLRRFADAGVTDLIINATGDPRERELALDLGVSL, encoded by the coding sequence ATGCGGACTGGATTACACCTCGTCACCTCCGGCGCGCGCGGCGTCGCCGACCTCATCGCGGAAGCCGCCGGTATCAAGGCACGCGGCTACCACAGCGTGTGGGCCAACCAGCACCCCGGCGGCTGGGACCCCATCCCGGTGCTGGCCGCGCTGCCGGACGCCCCGCCGGAACTCGCCACCGCGGTGGTGCCGACCTATCCCCGGCACCCGGTGGTGCTCGCCACCGAGGCGCTGACCACGCAGGCGCTCACCGGCGGCCGGTTCACCCTCGGCATCGGCCCGAGCCACGAAACGCTGATGACCGGCCAGCTCGGCCTGCCCTACGACGCGCCGGCGCGTCACACCCGCGAATACCTGGAGGTGCTGCGCCCGCTGCTGCGGGGTGAGCACGTCAAGTACACCGGGCGCTTCTTCACCGTCGACACCCAGCTGGCGATCAGCGCGCCGGAGCCGCCGGTGCTGGTTTCCGCGCTCGGCCCGCGCATGCTGGAAGTGGCCCGTGAGCTGGCCGACGGCACCATCGCGCTGTGGGTGCGGCCCGAACTCGTCGCGGACTACCTGGTGCCGCGGCTCGCGGAAAAGTCGCGCGTGGTGGTGATGGCGACCGTTTCGGTGACCACCGATCCCGACGGCGTGCGCGAAACCTTCGCCCGCGAATTCGCCATGATCAACGAATTGCCCGCCTACCGCGCGGTGCTCGACCGAGGCGGCCTTTCCGGCGCGGCCGACACGGTGATCGCCGGGGACGAGGAGGCGGTGGCCGCGGGGCTGCGCCGGTTCGCCGACGCCGGGGTGACCGATTTGATCATCAACGCGACCGGTGACCCGCGAGAGCGGGAACTCGCGCTCGACCTCGGGGTGTCGCTGTAG
- a CDS encoding recombinase family protein — protein MGPSQPLREQGRTLIEYDPDQLVWILQARESRVTPGQDAPGEGQVDYQLSDLRKFVKAIGGRVDREVPEPNVSSFKRRRVLLPDGTYGYRVVRPDWESILTALRRGEANALASADIDRATRDPRILEDLIDAVELYGVYVVSMTGNINLTTDEGIDSARRLVNQRNSESRNTSRRVINGKRRGAYAGKTHGGPNRPFGWRKDRITVNKREAKHIREAVPRIVAGLSPLTLAREWNKRKIPTVTGVEWRAATVRNMFTRPRMCGKVIYRGAVLTGEDGKPVRGRWEPILTDDQYAAVVRAWIPAEEHEKSRVGGKGRGYRTIHLLSPFVRCGKCNSRMIGSNRRDQRSGELVEIYRCPSKGQGGCAGVTRNAAPVDAYVRALVIAEQQKIQSRKLEKLPPWPKEKELRDLQARIRESTLRYEAGDYSAERYFPSLARMEAAVATLKREQRKYAAKQDARDAAVANLAEEWEKPSFTIELKQAAIARSLEAVIIAPAGKGVRFHPDQITPVFKEERQ, from the coding sequence ATGGGACCTTCACAGCCACTCCGTGAGCAGGGTCGGACGCTGATCGAATACGACCCTGACCAGCTAGTTTGGATCCTGCAGGCCCGTGAGTCCAGGGTCACGCCGGGGCAGGACGCTCCTGGTGAGGGGCAGGTTGACTACCAACTCAGCGACCTGCGCAAGTTCGTCAAGGCCATCGGCGGAAGAGTGGACCGTGAGGTTCCGGAGCCTAACGTGTCCTCCTTCAAACGCCGCCGTGTGCTGCTGCCTGACGGCACCTACGGCTATCGGGTGGTCCGCCCTGATTGGGAGTCCATCCTGACCGCGTTGCGCCGTGGTGAGGCAAACGCCCTAGCTTCTGCGGATATCGACCGCGCTACCCGGGATCCTCGTATTCTGGAAGATCTCATCGATGCGGTTGAGTTATATGGCGTTTATGTCGTGAGTATGACCGGGAATATCAACCTCACTACCGATGAGGGAATCGACTCGGCGCGACGCCTGGTCAATCAGCGCAACTCGGAGTCCCGCAACACGTCCCGTCGTGTCATTAATGGGAAAAGGCGCGGCGCCTATGCGGGGAAAACGCACGGTGGCCCGAATCGGCCGTTTGGCTGGCGCAAGGACCGGATTACCGTGAACAAGCGTGAAGCGAAACATATCCGCGAAGCGGTGCCGCGTATCGTCGCAGGCTTGAGTCCGCTCACGCTGGCACGGGAATGGAACAAGCGTAAGATTCCCACGGTGACCGGGGTTGAATGGCGAGCGGCCACGGTCCGGAATATGTTCACGCGCCCTCGCATGTGCGGGAAAGTCATCTACCGGGGGGCGGTACTCACGGGAGAAGACGGCAAACCGGTACGCGGCCGCTGGGAGCCAATCCTGACTGATGACCAGTATGCGGCGGTGGTGCGCGCGTGGATTCCCGCAGAGGAACACGAAAAATCTCGGGTCGGCGGCAAGGGACGCGGTTATCGGACCATTCATCTGCTATCACCGTTCGTCCGCTGCGGGAAATGCAATTCCCGCATGATCGGTTCAAACAGGCGCGATCAGCGTTCCGGTGAACTGGTCGAAATCTATCGGTGCCCGTCAAAGGGCCAAGGCGGATGCGCTGGCGTGACCCGTAATGCCGCACCAGTGGACGCCTATGTTCGCGCGCTGGTGATCGCCGAGCAGCAGAAGATTCAATCACGGAAGCTGGAAAAGCTGCCACCTTGGCCGAAAGAGAAAGAACTCAGAGACCTGCAAGCCCGGATCCGGGAGTCCACGTTACGATACGAGGCAGGCGACTATTCGGCGGAACGCTACTTTCCCAGCCTGGCGCGCATGGAAGCCGCCGTAGCCACCTTAAAACGAGAGCAGCGCAAATACGCTGCAAAGCAAGATGCCCGCGACGCTGCGGTCGCGAACCTGGCAGAGGAATGGGAGAAGCCGAGTTTCACCATTGAATTGAAGCAGGCCGCCATTGCGCGGAGCTTGGAAGCCGTGATCATCGCTCCCGCCGGAAAGGGTGTGCGGTTCCATCCGGACCAGATCACGCCAGTATTCAAGGAAGAACGGCAATGA
- a CDS encoding replication-relaxation family protein — protein MELLAEHRVLTTGQITAVEFSSVRRAQDRMRQLRGLGVVFSFRDSYATGGTSESRFALGYVGARMMAARRAVTPPTAKEHTQRLERLALWPKLAHHLGVNDFFCRLAAYSNPARPALAASPDAGALTQWWSERRCADFFWTHQGVKGEARIRPDGYGCWESGGRVVRFFLEYDTGTESLRVVARKISGYGGFPSDRFGVLLFSFHSARRETAFRAGLGKMLGGYDAGVVIATTARDLPAQEYPAGPVWALWSAREPCPARERLRLADLPERGPRVRHHTPDLPYGRAAFAPNDPAVFRLLSTDAA, from the coding sequence TTGGAGCTGCTGGCCGAACATCGGGTCCTGACCACGGGGCAGATCACGGCCGTGGAGTTCTCGTCGGTCCGGCGGGCACAGGACCGGATGCGGCAGTTGCGCGGGCTCGGCGTGGTGTTCTCGTTCCGGGATTCCTACGCGACGGGCGGGACGAGTGAGTCTCGCTTCGCGCTGGGGTACGTCGGCGCGCGGATGATGGCGGCACGGCGTGCGGTCACGCCGCCGACGGCGAAAGAGCACACGCAACGGCTGGAACGGCTGGCGTTGTGGCCGAAACTGGCGCATCACCTCGGCGTGAACGATTTCTTCTGCCGACTGGCCGCCTACAGCAACCCCGCCCGCCCGGCGCTTGCTGCATCTCCGGATGCGGGTGCGCTGACGCAGTGGTGGTCGGAACGTCGATGCGCGGATTTCTTCTGGACCCATCAGGGCGTGAAAGGTGAAGCGCGTATCCGGCCGGACGGTTACGGCTGCTGGGAATCCGGCGGGCGCGTCGTGCGCTTTTTCCTGGAGTACGACACAGGCACGGAATCGTTGCGTGTCGTGGCCCGCAAAATCTCGGGATACGGCGGGTTTCCGTCCGACCGGTTCGGGGTGCTGCTGTTCTCGTTTCACTCGGCCCGGCGGGAAACGGCGTTCCGTGCGGGGCTGGGGAAAATGCTGGGCGGATATGACGCGGGGGTGGTGATCGCGACGACGGCACGGGATCTCCCGGCGCAGGAGTATCCGGCGGGTCCCGTGTGGGCGTTGTGGTCGGCGCGTGAGCCCTGCCCGGCGCGGGAGCGGCTGCGATTGGCGGACCTGCCCGAACGCGGTCCCCGGGTGCGTCACCACACCCCAGACCTGCCCTATGGGCGAGCGGCCTTCGCGCCGAACGATCCGGCGGTGTTCCGGCTGCTCAGCACCGACGCCGCGTGA
- a CDS encoding helix-turn-helix domain-containing protein produces the protein MTMKRPELARARRAAGYTQELLAEHVGVSPQTVRNWESGRAEPLAYKRPKLARVIGISLTRLETLLKNAPLEPGNWNCSTVPSNIAIADSVPIGEIPLDTQYVESLHSRIQELVRMDMQFGGDLSSGVALKLFQSVHRKLGQVKYDQAIEADLYSAAGELGELTGWLLFDAGKHDLVRRVNNEALNLLRMAGDRSTEILTLQNMSMHAGYLKRPAEALRLSQMVLEQNNLSPRLRALFLIRKARALALGGNNSEAKRTFDQAASLYLDGVRDNDPGWAWWINDEEIAWHEAMIYGDIGERYRSIDILQECVDLTPVNAVRGRYVHTASLLEAQTHAQAWAEISNTFERLMPYVDEVGSTRAATMLLKTIPIIEKSATASGDVRSNAAELKRRLIDAGYFQEDE, from the coding sequence ATGACGATGAAGCGGCCGGAATTGGCGCGAGCGCGCAGGGCTGCGGGCTACACGCAAGAGCTGCTTGCGGAGCACGTTGGCGTGTCCCCCCAAACTGTGCGTAACTGGGAAAGCGGCAGGGCGGAGCCACTTGCATACAAACGACCAAAACTCGCACGCGTGATAGGCATTTCCTTAACCAGACTTGAGACGCTGCTCAAAAACGCGCCCCTGGAACCGGGAAACTGGAATTGTTCGACAGTTCCATCAAATATTGCTATCGCGGATAGTGTGCCTATTGGCGAAATTCCCCTGGATACCCAATATGTCGAAAGCCTGCATAGCCGGATCCAAGAATTAGTGCGCATGGATATGCAATTTGGCGGTGATCTCAGTTCTGGCGTTGCGCTTAAGCTGTTCCAGTCAGTTCACCGCAAGCTTGGGCAAGTCAAGTATGACCAAGCGATTGAGGCCGACTTATATTCGGCAGCCGGTGAATTGGGAGAATTAACCGGATGGTTATTGTTCGACGCGGGAAAGCACGACTTGGTGCGGCGTGTCAATAACGAAGCTTTGAATTTGCTGCGCATGGCGGGCGATCGAAGCACTGAAATACTGACCCTGCAGAACATGTCTATGCATGCAGGTTATCTAAAACGGCCCGCCGAAGCGCTGCGCCTTTCGCAGATGGTGCTTGAGCAAAATAACCTGTCACCTCGCCTGCGCGCCTTATTTCTTATCCGCAAGGCGCGGGCTCTGGCGCTCGGCGGCAACAACAGCGAGGCTAAGCGAACATTTGACCAAGCCGCCTCCCTCTATCTAGACGGAGTGCGCGACAATGATCCCGGATGGGCCTGGTGGATCAATGACGAAGAGATCGCTTGGCATGAGGCGATGATTTACGGTGACATTGGTGAACGATATAGGTCCATAGATATCTTGCAAGAATGCGTTGATCTGACTCCTGTCAATGCGGTTCGCGGTCGTTACGTTCATACGGCCTCATTGCTCGAAGCTCAAACACATGCGCAGGCGTGGGCTGAAATTTCAAACACATTTGAGCGACTAATGCCTTACGTGGACGAGGTTGGGTCGACTCGGGCGGCTACAATGCTGCTAAAAACTATTCCAATTATTGAAAAGTCCGCAACCGCTTCGGGTGATGTGCGCTCGAATGCCGCCGAACTTAAACGGCGCCTGATTGACGCGGGCTACTTTCAGGAAGATGAGTAG
- a CDS encoding helix-turn-helix domain-containing protein, with translation MNRAEWRGVQTTHDQAFLELLGGRLRAVRMSRGAACTDVGKAVHRLSGTSVSMIERGQQRITVSGLRDLCRFLNLDMPSLLGGVEADLGACRGPYVWVPVPVLDVLAGADGQYAPLREWVLAKRGPRAVGEFDREAFQRAARACGVPTYTLRARLSAQSSQVFATSGAWAGPPAAQPPDSRER, from the coding sequence GTGAACCGGGCGGAATGGCGCGGAGTGCAGACCACCCACGATCAAGCATTCCTGGAATTGCTGGGCGGCCGCTTACGGGCTGTCCGGATGTCGCGAGGCGCCGCCTGCACGGATGTGGGTAAAGCGGTGCACCGGTTGTCGGGCACGTCGGTATCGATGATCGAGCGCGGCCAGCAGCGAATCACGGTGTCGGGTCTGCGGGATCTATGCCGTTTCCTGAACCTGGACATGCCTAGCCTGCTGGGCGGTGTCGAAGCTGATTTGGGGGCTTGTCGTGGGCCATACGTGTGGGTGCCCGTGCCTGTGCTGGACGTACTGGCCGGGGCCGATGGGCAGTACGCCCCGCTGCGGGAGTGGGTACTAGCCAAGCGTGGACCGCGCGCGGTGGGGGAGTTCGATCGTGAAGCATTCCAGCGGGCGGCGCGGGCATGCGGGGTGCCGACGTACACATTGCGAGCCAGGCTCTCCGCTCAGTCATCGCAGGTGTTCGCGACGTCCGGCGCCTGGGCAGGTCCCCCGGCTGCCCAGCCGCCGGATTCCCGGGAGCGATAG
- a CDS encoding LysR family transcriptional regulator, producing MQPAVSQQVARLERELGTRLLDRTPRTVRLTDAGRRVLAAARETLAAAERVRAAAHERGGLFRVGTAAGLTARLERGIDALRAQNPEFELVLVDLPVTDRVHALRRGELDLALVRGPVSAPGVRVLPVWTEPLHAVVSRHHPAAGRESVTVAELADHVLRAPSDPPLCEVVTAALGSAVEFGRPAGSVPDTIVEVGSDPRSWALLPATDVAATGSTRVRSLPLDPPITITGNVLTPDHEVAQECTEAVIAAFRDG from the coding sequence GTGCAGCCCGCGGTCAGCCAGCAGGTCGCCCGGCTGGAGCGGGAACTCGGCACCCGGCTGCTGGACCGCACCCCGCGCACGGTCCGCCTCACCGACGCCGGACGCCGGGTGCTCGCCGCCGCACGCGAAACGCTCGCCGCGGCGGAACGGGTGCGCGCGGCCGCGCACGAGCGCGGTGGTCTGTTCCGCGTCGGCACGGCGGCCGGTCTCACCGCGCGGCTGGAACGCGGGATCGACGCGCTGCGGGCGCAGAACCCGGAGTTCGAACTGGTGCTCGTCGACCTGCCGGTGACCGACCGCGTCCACGCGCTGCGGCGGGGTGAGCTGGACCTGGCGCTGGTGCGCGGCCCGGTTTCCGCGCCGGGGGTGCGCGTGCTGCCGGTGTGGACGGAACCGTTGCACGCCGTGGTTTCCCGGCACCACCCGGCGGCCGGGCGCGAGAGCGTGACCGTCGCGGAACTGGCCGATCACGTGCTGCGGGCGCCATCCGACCCGCCCCTGTGCGAGGTGGTCACCGCCGCGCTGGGCAGTGCGGTGGAGTTCGGCCGGCCGGCGGGCAGCGTGCCGGACACCATCGTCGAAGTCGGCTCGGATCCGCGGAGCTGGGCGCTGCTCCCCGCCACCGACGTCGCCGCCACCGGCTCGACGCGCGTGCGGTCGCTGCCACTGGACCCGCCGATCACCATCACCGGCAACGTCCTCACCCCGGACCACGAAGTGGCCCAAGAGTGCACGGAAGCCGTCATCGCCGCCTTCCGAGACGGCTGA